Proteins from one Triticum aestivum cultivar Chinese Spring chromosome 7A, IWGSC CS RefSeq v2.1, whole genome shotgun sequence genomic window:
- the LOC123150063 gene encoding 3-ketoacyl-CoA synthase 6-like, translating into MATSLPLSFLAPAYSFVSSHRLSLAAFPFSATAALRFTAWLKPTVSSAVHHCTPLYAGLTLLAVVLALYIRSTRVRAVYLVDYACFRPPAALRVPLSKYIEHSVLAPCFDDKSVGFQSRLIERSGFGEETCLPPACHVIPPEKTLKAARAEAEQGIFSAVDAVLAKSGVRAEDIGVVVVNCTLFAPTPSMADMVVRRYGLRSDVRCFSLSGMGCSAGIAGIGLAQNILQCDNRCRYALVVSTEILTSDYYSGNERAMLLQNCLFRMGASAVVLSTSSARAQHAQYRLARVVRTHAGHDDRAYGCVQQEDDAAGERGIALSKDVMPVAGDTLKAHMTALGPLVLPASELLAYAVSLARRRLLLMAGQKDSSKPRVPDFRMAFEHFCIHAGGRAVIDELQRGLGLSDKQVEASRMALHRFGNTSSSSTWYELAYLEAKCRVRKGDRVWMVGFGSGFKCNSAVWVCIRSPVPLDSGPWEGCMHRYPVAAAQ; encoded by the coding sequence ATGGCGACTTCGCTCCCGCTCAGCTTCCTAGCGCCAGCATACAGCTTTGTCTCCAGCCACCGCCTCAGCCTCGCCGCCTTCCCCTTCTCAGCCACAGCCGCGCTGCGGTTCACCGCCTGGCTCAAACCCACTGTAAGCAGCGCCGTCCATCACTGCACCCCACTCTATGCCGGCCTCACTTTGCTCGCCGTCGTACTAGCCCTCTACATCAGGTCGACCAGGGTGCGCGCGGTGTACCTCGTGGACTACGCATGCTTCCGGCCGCCGGCCGCCCTCCGTGTGCCGCTCTCCAAGTACATCGAGCACAGCGTGCTCGCGCCGTGCTTTGACGACAAGAGCGTGGGCTTCCAGTCGCGCCTCATCGAGCGCTCGGGCTTCGGCGAGGAGACATGCCTCCCGCCGGCCTGCCACGTCATCCCTCCGGAGAAGACGCTCAAGGCGGCCCGCGCCGAGGCCGAGCAAGGGATATTCTCCGCCGTCGATGCCGTTCTCGCCAAGAGCGGCGTCCGCGCCGAGGACATCGGAGTAGTGGTGGTGAACTGCACCCTGTTCGCCCCAACGCCGTCCATGGCTGACATGGTGGTGCGCAGGTACGGGCTCCGCAGCGATGTCCGGTGCTTCAGCCTTTCCGGGATGGGGTGCAGCGCCGGGATAGCCGGCATCGGGCTCGCGCAGAACATCCTGCAGTGCGATAACAGGTGCAGGTACGCGCTCGTGGTGTCCACGGAGATTCTCACCTCGGATTACTACTCCGGCAACGAGCGCGCGATGCTGCTGCAGAACTGCCTCTTCCGGATGGGCGCGTCCGCGGTGGTGCTGTCCACGTCTTCCGCGCGGGCTCAGCACGCGCAGTACCGCCTCGCCCGGGTGGTGCGCACGCACGCGGGGCACGACGACCGCGCCTACGGGTGCGTGCAGCAGGAGGACGACGCGGCGGGCGAGCGCGGCATCGCGCTGTCCAAGGATGTCATGCCCGTGGCCGGCGACACGCTGAAGGCGCACATGACCGCGCTCGGGCCCCTCGTGCTCCCGGCGTCGGAGCTCCTTGCGTACGCGGTCTCGCTCGCGAGGCGCAGGCTGCTGCTCATGGCGGGGCAGAAGGACAGCAGCAAGCCGCGCGTCCCCGACTTCCGGATGGCGTTCGAGCACTTCTGCATCCACGCGGGCGGCCGTGCGGTGATCGACGAGCTGCAGCGCGGCCTCGGGCTGTCGGACAAGCAGGTGGAGGCGTCGCGCATGGCGCTGCACCGGTTCGGCAACACGTCGAGCAGCTCGACGTGGTACGAGCTGGCCTACCTGGAGGCCAAGTGCCGCGTGCGCAAGGGAGACCGTGTGTGGATGGTCGGGTTTGGGTCAGGGTTCAAGTGCAACAGCGCGGTGTGGGTGTGCATCCGGTCGCCGGTTCCTCTGGACAGCGGGCCATGGGAGGGCTGCATGCATCGTTACCCGGTGGCCGCGGCCCAGTGA